From Eschrichtius robustus isolate mEscRob2 chromosome 7, mEscRob2.pri, whole genome shotgun sequence, a single genomic window includes:
- the BBIP1 gene encoding BBSome-interacting protein 1 isoform X2 codes for MAEMKSMFREVLPKQGQLSVEDITTMVLCKPKLLPLKSLTLEKLEKMQQAAQDTIRQQEMAEKEQPQISH; via the exons ATGGCAGAAATGAAGTCGATGTTCCGGGAAGTTCTTCCAAAACAAG gGCAGTTGTCTGTAGAAGATATAACCACAATGGTGCTGTGTAAACCCAAACTTTTACCCCTAAAATCTCTGACTCTGGAAAAACTGGAGAAAATGCAGCAAGCAGCACAGGATACAATTCGCCAACAGGAAATGGCAGAAAAGGAACAACCGCAAATAAGTCACTGA
- the BBIP1 gene encoding BBSome-interacting protein 1 isoform X1, which produces MPKAAGKRIRRTFRKKLSNNSDMAEMKSMFREVLPKQGQLSVEDITTMVLCKPKLLPLKSLTLEKLEKMQQAAQDTIRQQEMAEKEQPQISH; this is translated from the exons ATGCCTAAAGCTGCGGGAAAAAGGATCAGGAGAACTTTCAG GAAGAAACTATCCAACAATTCAGATATGGCAGAAATGAAGTCGATGTTCCGGGAAGTTCTTCCAAAACAAG gGCAGTTGTCTGTAGAAGATATAACCACAATGGTGCTGTGTAAACCCAAACTTTTACCCCTAAAATCTCTGACTCTGGAAAAACTGGAGAAAATGCAGCAAGCAGCACAGGATACAATTCGCCAACAGGAAATGGCAGAAAAGGAACAACCGCAAATAAGTCACTGA